The Trueperaceae bacterium sequence GCCGCGCGGACATGCGCCGCAGCACGGCGGCCGGCACCTGGATGAGCGTGGTGTCCTCGACGGCCACGACCTGGGCCGTGCGGGGCACGCCGGTGAGAGCGGCGATCTCGCCGAAGAAGTCGCCGGCGTTGAGCACCTCGAGCACCCTGTAGCCGCCGTTCTCGTCCCGCCCGGCGGCGGCGCGGCCCGAGACGATGAAGTAGCCGGCGTCGCTCGCGTCCCCCGTGCGGACGATGACGTGTCCGGCCGGGGCCTCGGCCACGAGCGTGGAGGAGGCCAGCTCCCTGAGCTCGGCGGGCGTGAGCGCGCCCATGGCCGGCAGGCGCGCGGCCAGGGCCGCGAAGTCCTCCGGCGCGGCCGCGCGGGTGTGGCGCAGTCCGGGAGCGGC is a genomic window containing:
- a CDS encoding cyclic nucleotide-binding domain-containing protein, producing AAPGLRHTRAAAPEDFAALAARLPAMGALTPAELRELASSTLVAEAPAGHVIVRTGDASDAGYFIVSGRAAAGRDENGGYRVLEVLNAGDFFGEIAALTGVPRTAQVVAVEDTTLIQVPAAVLRRMSARPELNRLFLSKMTERMLRMDMVDLPRFGGLGSDTMRALRTPQAPPSRADGQPPERGDGAAFEPAP